The Streptomyces sp. NBC_00344 genome includes a window with the following:
- a CDS encoding ATP-binding protein: MARGKLRIFLGAAPGVGKTYAMLSEAHRRVERGTDCVVAFAEHHDRPRTEVMLHGLEQIRRREISYRGSVFTEMDVDAVLTRAPAVALVDELAHTNVPGSGNAKRWQDVEALLKAGIDVVTTVNIQHLESLGDVVESITGVRQGETVPDEVVRRADQLELVDMSPQSLRRRMAHGNIYQPDRVDAALSNYFRPGNLTALRELALLWVADRVDEYLQQYRGEHNIRSTWQARERIVVGLTGGPEGRTLIRRAARMAAKGSGSEILAVYIARSDGLTSASPKELAIQRTLVEDLGGSFHHVIGEDIPSALQEFARGVNATQIVLGSSRRKTWQYVFGPGVGQTVARDSGPDLDVHIVTHGEVAKGRGLPVARGARLGRGRIIWGWLAGVIGPGLLTVLLTNIDADLGLANDMLLFLCLTVAAALLGGLLPALASAAFGSLLLNYYFAPPLHLLTISDSKNIVAILVFVSVAVAVASVVDQAARRTHQAARLRAESEILSFLAGSVLRGETTLAALLERVRETFAMESVALLERKSDVDPWTCAGSVGPRPLTRPEDADVDMPIGDHMAMALSGRVLPAEDRRVLGAFAAQAAVVLDRQRLVGEAEKARRLAEGNRIRTALLAAVSHDLRTPLAAIKAAVSSLRSDDVSWSDEDEAELLAGIEEGADRLDHLVGNLLDVSRLQTGTVTPLIREIDLDEVVPMALGGVPDASTELDIPETLPMVAVDPGLLERAVANIVENAVKYNPGPVPVTVAASALGDRVELRVVDRGPGVPDEAKEQIFEPFQRLGDAPRGAGVGLGLAVARGFTEAMGGTLGAEDTPGGGMTMVLTLRAATGQPPADTAPSAERQLSL, translated from the coding sequence ATGGCACGCGGCAAGCTTCGGATCTTCCTCGGTGCGGCGCCCGGCGTCGGCAAGACCTACGCCATGCTGTCCGAGGCCCATCGCCGGGTGGAGCGGGGAACCGACTGTGTCGTCGCCTTCGCCGAGCACCATGACAGGCCGCGCACGGAAGTGATGCTGCACGGCCTCGAGCAGATCCGGCGCCGCGAGATCTCGTACCGGGGCAGCGTCTTCACCGAGATGGACGTGGACGCCGTGCTGACGCGCGCACCCGCCGTCGCCCTGGTCGACGAGCTCGCCCACACCAATGTTCCGGGTTCGGGCAACGCCAAGCGATGGCAGGATGTCGAAGCCCTGCTCAAGGCAGGTATCGACGTCGTCACCACCGTAAACATCCAGCACCTGGAGTCGCTCGGCGACGTCGTGGAGTCGATAACCGGTGTGCGGCAGGGGGAGACCGTCCCCGATGAAGTGGTACGCCGCGCCGACCAGCTCGAACTCGTCGACATGTCGCCCCAGTCGCTGCGACGGCGGATGGCGCACGGCAACATCTACCAGCCCGACCGCGTCGACGCCGCGCTGTCCAACTACTTCCGGCCAGGCAACCTCACCGCCCTGCGCGAGCTCGCCCTGCTGTGGGTCGCCGACCGGGTCGACGAATACCTCCAGCAGTACCGGGGCGAACACAACATCCGCTCCACCTGGCAGGCACGCGAACGCATCGTCGTGGGACTGACGGGCGGCCCCGAGGGCCGGACGCTGATCCGCCGGGCCGCCCGCATGGCGGCCAAGGGGTCGGGCAGCGAGATCCTGGCCGTGTACATCGCCCGCAGCGATGGTCTGACATCGGCGTCTCCCAAGGAACTCGCGATTCAGCGGACGCTGGTCGAGGATCTGGGCGGGTCCTTCCACCACGTCATAGGCGAGGACATACCGTCCGCGCTGCAGGAGTTCGCGCGGGGCGTCAACGCCACCCAGATCGTCCTCGGCTCCAGCCGCCGCAAGACGTGGCAGTACGTCTTCGGGCCCGGTGTGGGGCAGACCGTCGCGCGCGACTCGGGGCCGGATCTGGACGTCCACATCGTCACCCACGGGGAGGTGGCCAAGGGGCGCGGGCTCCCGGTCGCCAGGGGTGCGCGCCTGGGCCGCGGCAGGATCATCTGGGGCTGGCTGGCCGGTGTGATCGGCCCGGGTCTCCTCACCGTGCTGCTGACCAACATCGACGCCGACCTCGGTCTGGCCAACGACATGCTGCTGTTCCTGTGCCTGACCGTGGCGGCGGCGCTGCTGGGCGGTCTGCTGCCGGCCCTCGCTTCCGCCGCCTTCGGCTCACTGCTGCTGAACTACTACTTCGCTCCGCCACTGCATCTGCTGACCATCTCCGACTCCAAGAACATCGTCGCCATCCTGGTCTTCGTCTCGGTGGCGGTCGCGGTGGCCTCGGTGGTGGACCAGGCCGCGCGCCGCACCCATCAGGCGGCCAGACTCCGTGCCGAATCCGAGATCCTTTCCTTTCTGGCGGGGAGCGTGCTCCGGGGCGAGACCACACTGGCGGCACTACTCGAGCGGGTGAGGGAGACCTTCGCGATGGAGTCCGTGGCACTCCTCGAACGCAAGAGCGATGTGGATCCCTGGACCTGTGCGGGAAGCGTGGGGCCCAGACCGCTCACCCGGCCTGAGGACGCCGACGTGGACATGCCGATCGGAGACCACATGGCGATGGCGCTCTCCGGGAGGGTGCTGCCCGCCGAGGACCGCCGGGTGCTGGGCGCGTTCGCCGCCCAGGCCGCCGTCGTACTGGACCGGCAGCGGCTCGTCGGCGAGGCGGAGAAGGCCCGCAGGCTCGCCGAGGGCAACCGCATCCGTACGGCGCTGCTGGCCGCGGTCAGCCACGATCTGCGCACGCCGCTCGCCGCTATCAAGGCCGCCGTCAGCTCGCTGCGCTCGGACGACGTCTCCTGGTCCGACGAGGACGAGGCGGAACTGCTCGCGGGCATCGAGGAGGGCGCCGACCGGCTCGACCATCTGGTCGGGAACCTCCTGGACGTGTCCCGGCTGCAGACCGGCACCGTCACCCCGCTGATCCGCGAGATCGACCTCGACGAGGTGGTGCCCATGGCGCTCGGCGGGGTCCCCGACGCCAGCACCGAACTCGACATCCCCGAGACGCTTCCCATGGTGGCCGTTGACCCCGGCCTGCTGGAGCGGGCCGTCGCCAACATCGTCGAGAACGCCGTCAAGTACAACCCGGGACCGGTACCCGTCACCGTCGCGGCCAGCGCGCTCGGAGACCGGGTGGAACTGCGCGTCGTCGACCGGGGACCCGGTGTTCCCGACGAGGCGAAGGAGCAGATCTTCGAGCCGTTCCAGCGCCTCGGCGACGCTCCGCGCGGAGCGGGCGTGGGCCTCGGTC
- a CDS encoding sensor histidine kinase, with product MATTPAPPTAPPKPTWDPKEAETVFPWLRPTIRIRLTLLYGGMFLIAGILLLTIIYMLAAQALHNGSTPAFQVAGTNVQISSGTCPSLGRAQNNDQLNDVLKACMGNQRQHALDNLLTRSLYALVGLSIIAFAFGYAMAGRVLSPLGRMTRTARRVAGTDLARRIELDGPDDELKELADTFDEMLDRLERAFTAQQRFVANASHELRTPLAINRTLLEVHLSDPAAPVELQQLGRTLLATNERSEQLVEGLLLLARSDNQIVERKPVDLAEVATRAIDQTHAEAEAKGVEIRGRQSQAVVQGNGVLLERIALNLVQNAVRYNLQDEGWVEVRTELQPGQALLVVSNTGPVVPAYEIDNLFEPFRRLRTERTGSDKGVGLGLSIARSVARAHGGRINAEPREGGGLVMRVTLPI from the coding sequence ATGGCCACGACCCCCGCGCCGCCGACGGCACCGCCCAAACCGACCTGGGACCCCAAGGAAGCAGAAACGGTCTTTCCGTGGCTGCGTCCGACGATCCGGATACGTCTCACCCTGCTGTACGGCGGAATGTTCCTGATTGCCGGGATCCTGCTGCTCACGATCATCTACATGCTGGCGGCGCAGGCGCTGCACAACGGCAGTACGCCGGCCTTCCAAGTGGCCGGCACCAATGTGCAGATCTCGAGCGGCACCTGTCCGAGTCTCGGCAGGGCGCAGAACAACGACCAGCTGAACGACGTGCTCAAGGCCTGCATGGGTAACCAGCGCCAGCACGCGCTGGACAATCTGCTCACCCGCTCGCTGTACGCCCTCGTCGGCCTCAGCATCATCGCCTTCGCTTTCGGCTACGCCATGGCGGGCCGGGTGCTGTCGCCGCTGGGCCGGATGACCCGTACCGCCCGCCGGGTGGCAGGCACGGACCTGGCGCGGCGGATCGAGCTCGACGGGCCCGACGACGAACTGAAGGAGCTCGCCGACACCTTCGACGAGATGCTGGACCGCCTGGAGCGGGCGTTCACCGCGCAGCAGCGGTTCGTCGCGAACGCGTCGCACGAGCTGCGCACGCCGCTCGCGATCAACCGCACGCTCCTGGAGGTCCACCTCTCCGACCCGGCGGCGCCCGTGGAGCTCCAGCAGCTCGGCCGTACGCTGCTGGCCACCAACGAGCGGAGCGAGCAGCTGGTGGAGGGCCTGCTGCTGCTTGCCCGCAGCGACAACCAGATCGTCGAGCGCAAACCGGTCGACCTGGCAGAGGTGGCGACCCGGGCGATCGACCAGACACACGCCGAGGCGGAGGCGAAGGGCGTCGAGATCCGTGGCCGGCAGTCGCAGGCCGTCGTCCAGGGCAACGGTGTCCTGCTGGAGCGCATCGCCCTGAACCTTGTGCAGAACGCCGTCCGGTACAACCTCCAGGACGAGGGTTGGGTCGAGGTGAGGACCGAGCTCCAGCCGGGCCAGGCCCTTCTGGTGGTATCGAACACGGGTCCCGTGGTTCCCGCTTACGAGATCGACAATCTTTTCGAGCCGTTCCGGCGCCTGCGGACCGAGCGGACCGGCAGCGACAAGGGTGTGGGCCTCGGACTTTCCATCGCCCGCTCCGTCGCGCGGGCCCACGGCGGCCGCATCAACGCGGAGCCCCGCGAGGGTGGTGGGCTGGTGATGCGCGTCACGTTGCCGATCTGA
- a CDS encoding DUF4193 domain-containing protein: MATDYDTPRKTDDDSDQDSLEELKARRNDKSTAAVDVDEFEQAEGLELPGADLSNEELSVRVLPRQADEFTCMSCFLVHHRSQLAREKNGQPICRDCD, from the coding sequence ATGGCTACGGATTACGACACTCCACGCAAGACCGACGACGACAGCGACCAGGACAGTCTCGAGGAGCTCAAGGCTCGCCGGAACGACAAGTCCACGGCCGCGGTGGACGTCGACGAGTTCGAGCAGGCCGAGGGCCTGGAACTGCCCGGCGCCGACCTGTCCAACGAAGAGCTCTCGGTCCGGGTTCTTCCCCGGCAGGCCGACGAGTTCACCTGCATGAGCTGCTTCCTGGTGCACCACCGCAGCCAGCTCGCGCGGGAGAAGAACGGCCAGCCCATCTGCCGCGACTGCGACTGA
- a CDS encoding ferrochelatase produces MSDQRDPEPYDALLLLSFGGPEGPDDVIPFLENVTRGRGIPRERLEEVGQHYFLFGGVSPINGQNRALLDVLRKDFAEHGLDLPVYWGNRNWTPYLTDTLRGMIADGRRRIAVLTTSAYASYSGCRQYREDLAEALATLEAEGLELPRVDKLRHYFNHPGFVGPTADGVLTSLAGLDEAVRDGAHLAFTTHSIPTAAADSSGPAGGAYVAQHLDVARLIVERVREQTGVEHPWQLVYQSRSGSPHTPWLEPDICDHLAELRASGAPAVVMVPIGFVSDHMEVLYDLDTEALDRAAELGLPAARSATVGADPRFAAGVRELLLERAAAERGRPVERCALGALGPSHDLCPVGCCPARGPKPAAAGTDSPYA; encoded by the coding sequence ATGTCCGATCAGCGTGATCCAGAACCCTACGACGCCCTTCTGCTGCTCTCCTTCGGCGGGCCGGAGGGCCCGGACGACGTGATCCCGTTCCTGGAGAACGTGACCCGCGGCCGCGGTATCCCGAGGGAGCGTCTCGAGGAGGTGGGGCAGCACTACTTCCTCTTCGGCGGCGTGAGCCCCATCAACGGCCAGAACCGCGCACTCCTCGACGTCCTGCGCAAGGACTTCGCGGAGCACGGCCTGGACCTGCCGGTGTACTGGGGGAACCGCAACTGGACGCCGTATCTCACCGACACGCTGCGCGGGATGATCGCCGACGGGCGCCGACGGATCGCGGTGCTGACGACCAGCGCGTACGCCTCCTATTCCGGCTGCCGGCAGTACCGCGAGGACCTGGCGGAAGCACTGGCGACCCTGGAGGCCGAAGGTCTCGAACTTCCCCGTGTCGACAAGCTGCGGCACTACTTCAACCACCCGGGATTCGTGGGGCCCACGGCGGACGGCGTACTGACCTCGCTCGCCGGACTCGACGAGGCCGTTCGGGACGGGGCGCACCTGGCGTTCACCACGCACTCCATCCCCACCGCGGCGGCCGACAGCTCGGGGCCCGCGGGCGGGGCCTACGTCGCCCAGCACCTGGACGTGGCGCGGCTGATCGTCGAGCGGGTCCGTGAACAGACCGGTGTCGAGCATCCCTGGCAGCTCGTCTACCAGTCGCGCAGCGGATCCCCGCACACCCCGTGGCTGGAGCCGGACATCTGCGACCACCTGGCGGAGCTGCGTGCCTCGGGGGCACCCGCCGTCGTGATGGTGCCCATCGGGTTCGTCTCCGATCACATGGAAGTGCTCTACGACCTGGACACCGAGGCCCTCGACAGAGCCGCGGAACTGGGACTGCCCGCCGCCCGGTCCGCCACGGTCGGCGCCGACCCGCGCTTCGCTGCCGGGGTGCGCGAACTCCTCCTGGAGCGGGCGGCGGCGGAACGAGGGCGCCCGGTGGAACGCTGCGCGCTGGGTGCGCTGGGTCCCTCGCACGATCTCTGCCCGGTCGGCTGCTGCCCGGCCCGTGGCCCCAAGCCCGCTGCCGCGGGCACCGACAGCCCCTACGCGTAA
- a CDS encoding D-arabinono-1,4-lactone oxidase, with protein MTGTSRTSGTWRNWAGNVTARPVREVTPASVEELAAAVKKAAEDGLKVKAVGTGHSFTATAATDGVLIRPELLTGIRLIDRAAGTVTVESGTPLKRLNLALAREGLSLTNMGDIMDQTVAGATSTGTHGTGRESASISAQIRAVELVTADGTVLTCSETENPDVFAAARVGLGALGVITAITFAVEPGFLLAAREEPMPFDRVTGEFDQLVTENEHFEFYWFPHTGNCNTKRNNRSAGPAAPPGRLSGWVEDELLSNGVFQVACSLGRAVPAAIPSIARVSSRALSARTYTDIPYKVFTSPRRVRFVEMEYALPREAAMGALREVKAMVDRSPLRVSFPVEVRTAPADDIALSTASGRESAYIAVHLYRGTPHQAYFTAVERIMTAHGGRPHWGKVHTRDAAYLAGVYPRFGEFTAVRDRLDPDRLFTNGYLRRVLGD; from the coding sequence ATGACCGGGACATCGAGGACGTCGGGCACCTGGCGCAACTGGGCGGGGAACGTCACCGCCCGGCCGGTGCGGGAAGTGACCCCCGCGTCGGTCGAGGAACTCGCCGCCGCCGTGAAGAAGGCGGCCGAAGACGGCCTGAAGGTGAAGGCCGTCGGCACCGGTCACTCCTTCACTGCGACAGCTGCGACCGACGGGGTACTGATCAGGCCGGAGCTGCTCACCGGCATCCGGCTGATCGACCGCGCGGCCGGTACGGTCACCGTCGAATCGGGCACCCCGCTGAAGCGGCTGAATCTGGCCCTGGCCCGTGAGGGGCTCTCCCTCACCAACATGGGCGACATCATGGATCAGACGGTGGCGGGGGCCACCAGTACCGGCACCCACGGCACCGGGCGCGAATCGGCCTCGATATCCGCGCAGATCCGTGCGGTCGAACTGGTGACGGCCGACGGAACTGTACTGACGTGCTCGGAGACCGAGAACCCGGACGTCTTCGCCGCCGCCCGGGTCGGCCTGGGCGCCCTGGGCGTGATCACCGCGATCACCTTCGCCGTGGAGCCGGGCTTTCTGCTGGCTGCCCGCGAGGAGCCGATGCCGTTCGACCGGGTGACCGGCGAGTTCGACCAGCTCGTCACGGAGAACGAGCACTTCGAGTTCTACTGGTTCCCGCACACCGGCAACTGCAACACCAAGCGCAACAACCGCAGCGCGGGCCCCGCCGCTCCACCGGGAAGGCTGTCCGGCTGGGTCGAGGACGAACTCCTGTCCAACGGCGTGTTCCAGGTGGCCTGCTCACTGGGCAGGGCGGTCCCCGCGGCGATCCCCTCGATCGCCAGGGTCTCCAGCCGCGCGCTCTCCGCCCGGACGTACACGGACATCCCGTACAAGGTCTTCACGAGTCCGCGCCGGGTGCGCTTCGTCGAGATGGAGTACGCCCTTCCGCGCGAGGCGGCCATGGGCGCGCTGCGCGAGGTGAAGGCGATGGTCGACCGCTCGCCCCTGCGGGTCAGCTTCCCGGTCGAGGTGCGCACCGCTCCCGCGGACGACATCGCGCTCTCCACGGCGTCGGGCCGGGAGAGCGCGTACATCGCGGTGCATCTGTACCGGGGCACTCCGCATCAGGCCTACTTCACGGCAGTGGAACGGATCATGACCGCGCACGGCGGGCGGCCGCACTGGGGCAAGGTGCACACACGCGACGCCGCATACCTGGCCGGCGTGTATCCGCGGTTCGGGGAGTTCACGGCGGTGCGCGACCGGCTGGATCCGGACCGGCTCTTCACCAACGGCTACCTCCGCCGGGTCCTGGGCGACTGA
- a CDS encoding PaaI family thioesterase, with amino-acid sequence MTRTSAALTPPADAIAPVRHPDAPAPGELLGAHYAHCFGCGDGQPHGLHLQARAGEGVQVTAEFTVQPAHQGAPGLAHGGVLASALDETLGSLNWLLRVIAVTGRLETDYVRPVPVGSLLHLEAEVTAVRGRKIYSSATGRIGGPEGIVAVRADALFIEVKVDHFTENGRPEEIRAAMADPDQIKRARAFEVNP; translated from the coding sequence GTGACACGAACATCTGCAGCGCTGACGCCCCCGGCCGACGCCATAGCGCCGGTGCGCCACCCCGATGCCCCGGCCCCGGGCGAGCTTCTCGGAGCGCACTACGCGCACTGTTTCGGCTGCGGCGACGGACAGCCCCACGGACTGCACCTCCAGGCCAGGGCCGGTGAGGGCGTGCAGGTGACCGCCGAGTTCACCGTGCAGCCCGCCCATCAGGGGGCACCCGGCCTCGCTCACGGCGGTGTGCTGGCATCGGCGCTCGACGAGACGCTCGGATCGCTGAACTGGCTGCTGCGGGTGATCGCGGTGACCGGCCGGCTGGAGACCGACTACGTCAGGCCCGTCCCGGTGGGCAGCCTGCTTCATCTGGAGGCCGAGGTCACGGCGGTGCGCGGCCGTAAGATCTACTCGAGTGCCACCGGTCGGATCGGCGGCCCGGAAGGGATCGTCGCCGTCCGCGCCGACGCCCTCTTCATCGAGGTCAAGGTCGACCACTTCACCGAGAACGGGCGCCCGGAGGAGATCCGTGCGGCGATGGCCGATCCCGACCAGATCAAGCGCGCCCGCGCCTTCGAGGTGAACCCATGA
- a CDS encoding response regulator transcription factor → MRVLVVEDEQLLADAVATGLRREAMAVDVVYDGAAALERIGVNDYDVVVLDRDLPVIHGDDVCRKIVELGMPTRILMLTASGDVSDRVEGLELGADDYLPKPFAFSELTARVRALGRRTTVALPPVLERAGIKLDPNRREIFRDGKEIQLAPKEFAVLEVLMRSEGAVVSAEQLLEKAWDENTDPFTNVVRVTVMTLRRKLGEPPVIVTVPGSGYRI, encoded by the coding sequence GTGCGCGTACTCGTCGTCGAGGACGAGCAACTGCTCGCCGATGCGGTGGCCACCGGACTTCGCCGGGAGGCCATGGCCGTCGACGTCGTGTACGACGGCGCCGCCGCTCTGGAGCGGATCGGGGTCAACGACTACGACGTCGTGGTCCTGGACCGCGACCTGCCGGTCATCCACGGTGATGACGTCTGCCGCAAGATCGTCGAACTGGGCATGCCGACCCGCATCCTGATGCTCACGGCGTCGGGAGACGTGAGCGACCGGGTGGAGGGCCTCGAGCTCGGCGCGGACGACTATCTGCCCAAGCCCTTCGCCTTCAGCGAGCTGACCGCACGGGTGCGGGCCCTCGGCCGCCGTACGACCGTAGCCCTGCCGCCGGTGCTCGAGCGGGCCGGTATCAAGTTGGACCCGAACCGCCGGGAGATCTTCCGGGACGGCAAGGAGATCCAGCTCGCCCCCAAGGAGTTCGCGGTGCTCGAGGTGCTGATGCGCAGCGAGGGCGCGGTGGTCTCCGCGGAGCAGCTTCTGGAGAAGGCCTGGGACGAGAACACCGATCCCTTCACGAACGTCGTGCGGGTGACGGTCATGACCCTGCGCCGCAAGCTCGGCGAGCCCCCGGTCATCGTGACCGTGCCGGGCTCCGGATACCGGATCTGA
- a CDS encoding inositol monophosphatase family protein, which yields MTEPLHTELLELAQEAARRAGALLRDGRPADLGVAATKSSPIDVVTEMDIAAEKLITGYLAGLRPDDGFLGEEGASSEGNSGVRWIIDPLDGTVNYLYGLPTWSVSIAAEQDGETVAGVVAVPMRGETFYAVRGGGARLGDLRLGCRPSPPLDQALVSTGFNYVTSVRAHQAAVAQRLIPQLRDIRRGGSAAVDLCDVAAGRLDGYYERGLHPWDRAAGDLIAREAGALTGGRPGERPTDDLTVAASPGVFGPLQQLLEQYGAWHD from the coding sequence GTGACCGAGCCACTCCACACCGAACTGCTCGAACTCGCGCAGGAGGCCGCCCGTCGCGCCGGCGCCCTGCTGCGGGACGGGCGCCCGGCCGATCTGGGGGTGGCCGCGACCAAGTCCAGCCCCATCGATGTGGTCACCGAGATGGACATCGCAGCCGAGAAGCTGATCACCGGCTATCTGGCCGGCCTCCGGCCCGACGACGGCTTCCTCGGTGAGGAAGGCGCGAGCTCGGAGGGGAACAGCGGCGTCCGCTGGATCATCGACCCGCTCGACGGCACCGTCAACTACCTGTACGGGCTCCCCACCTGGTCCGTGTCGATCGCGGCCGAGCAGGACGGCGAGACGGTGGCGGGCGTGGTGGCGGTCCCGATGCGCGGCGAAACTTTTTACGCGGTGCGCGGCGGCGGCGCCCGCCTCGGCGACCTGCGGCTGGGATGCAGGCCGTCGCCGCCGCTCGACCAGGCGCTGGTCTCGACGGGCTTCAACTACGTCACATCGGTACGCGCCCACCAGGCGGCCGTCGCGCAGCGGCTGATCCCGCAGCTGCGGGACATCCGCCGGGGCGGGTCGGCGGCGGTCGACCTCTGTGATGTGGCCGCGGGCCGGCTCGACGGGTACTACGAACGGGGGCTCCACCCGTGGGACCGGGCGGCCGGGGATCTGATCGCCCGGGAGGCCGGAGCGCTCACCGGCGGCCGGCCGGGGGAGCGGCCGACGGACGATCTGACGGTGGCAGCGTCACCCGGGGTGTTCGGGCCGCTTCAGCAACTGCTGGAGCAGTACGGGGCATGGCACGACTGA
- a CDS encoding DUF3093 domain-containing protein, with the protein MQPYEERLTAPRSWWLIALLVGIAGALILLPLGTLPMLGGLVGGAAVAGVVVSSYGSVRIRVVADSLVAGDARIPLTALGEATVLDADETIAWRSYKADPRAFMLLRSYVTTALRVEISDPEDPTPYAYLSTRDPERLKAALSAAPAA; encoded by the coding sequence ATGCAGCCTTACGAAGAACGTCTCACCGCGCCCCGTTCATGGTGGTTGATCGCCCTCCTTGTCGGGATCGCGGGCGCGCTGATCCTGCTGCCGCTCGGCACCCTGCCGATGCTCGGCGGGCTGGTCGGGGGCGCGGCGGTGGCGGGGGTCGTGGTGAGTTCGTACGGTTCGGTGCGCATCCGGGTCGTCGCGGACTCCCTGGTCGCGGGCGACGCGAGGATCCCGCTGACGGCGCTCGGCGAGGCCACCGTGCTGGACGCCGACGAGACCATCGCCTGGCGTTCGTACAAGGCTGATCCGCGGGCCTTCATGCTGCTGCGCAGCTATGTGACGACGGCTCTCCGGGTGGAGATCAGCGACCCCGAGGACCCGACGCCGTACGCCTATCTTTCGACACGGGACCCCGAGCGGCTCAAGGCTGCTCTGTCGGCCGCGCCTGCGGCCTGA
- a CDS encoding DUF3710 domain-containing protein, producing MFGRRKNSGSAEDAADEAEQVGGVGSDQAQVSEARRSNLPPAPRPDGPWDSSEVGAAGEGRVDLGGLFVPGVEGMELRVEVAGDAIVAATVVLRDSAVQLQAFAAPKKEGIWGEVREEIASGITQQGGIIDEVEGPLGWELRAQVPVQLPDGTNGVQLVRFVGVDGPRWFLRGVISGQGAVQPEAAGLLEQIFRDTVVVRGDGPMAPRDPIVLKLPDDAQMMPDGVQQEDQESSRFSGGMGQLQRGPEITEVR from the coding sequence GTGTTCGGACGTCGCAAGAACAGCGGTTCTGCCGAGGACGCGGCGGACGAGGCCGAGCAGGTCGGCGGAGTCGGCAGCGATCAGGCACAGGTGAGCGAGGCACGCAGGTCGAACCTGCCGCCCGCGCCCCGGCCCGATGGTCCCTGGGACAGCTCCGAGGTGGGTGCGGCAGGCGAGGGCCGGGTGGATCTCGGCGGCCTTTTCGTGCCCGGGGTCGAGGGGATGGAGCTCCGGGTCGAGGTCGCCGGCGACGCGATCGTGGCGGCCACGGTCGTTCTGCGCGACAGCGCCGTCCAGCTCCAGGCCTTCGCCGCACCCAAGAAGGAAGGCATCTGGGGTGAAGTGCGCGAGGAGATCGCCTCGGGCATCACCCAGCAGGGCGGCATCATCGACGAGGTCGAAGGTCCGCTCGGCTGGGAGCTGCGGGCCCAGGTGCCCGTTCAGCTCCCGGACGGAACCAACGGTGTGCAGCTGGTGCGCTTCGTCGGGGTGGACGGGCCGCGCTGGTTCCTGCGCGGTGTGATCTCCGGGCAGGGCGCCGTACAGCCCGAGGCCGCAGGGCTCCTCGAGCAGATTTTCCGGGACACCGTGGTCGTTCGTGGTGACGGGCCGATGGCCCCCCGCGATCCGATCGTCCTCAAGTTGCCCGACGACGCGCAGATGATGCCCGACGGCGTTCAGCAGGAGGACCAGGAGAGCTCCCGCTTCTCCGGTGGCATGGGTCAGCTCCAGCGCGGACCCGAGATCACCGAGGTGCGCTGA
- the dut gene encoding dUTP diphosphatase, whose translation MSRNPVDVLIHRVDPEVPVPAYGHPGDAGVDLVTTESAELAPGERAVLPTGVSVALPDGYAAFVHPRSGLAARCGVALVNAPGTVDAGYRGEIKVIVVNLDPRESVRFERFDRIAQLVVQQVEKVRFHEVAELPGSARGGGGFGSTGGHAAVDGTAGGNRYASVVSDREGQ comes from the coding sequence ATGAGCCGTAACCCCGTCGATGTACTGATCCACCGGGTCGACCCCGAGGTGCCGGTACCCGCATACGGGCATCCCGGCGACGCCGGAGTGGATCTGGTGACCACCGAGTCCGCGGAACTGGCCCCCGGCGAGCGCGCCGTGCTTCCCACCGGAGTGTCTGTGGCACTCCCCGACGGGTACGCGGCTTTCGTGCATCCGCGTTCCGGTCTTGCCGCACGCTGCGGTGTAGCCCTGGTGAATGCCCCGGGGACGGTGGATGCCGGGTACCGTGGGGAGATCAAGGTAATCGTGGTCAATCTCGATCCGCGCGAGAGCGTGCGGTTCGAGCGCTTCGACCGGATTGCCCAGCTGGTCGTCCAGCAGGTCGAGAAGGTGCGCTTCCACGAGGTGGCGGAACTTCCCGGCTCGGCCCGGGGCGGCGGGGGCTTCGGGTCCACCGGCGGCCATGCCGCTGTGGACGGCACAGCGGGTGGGAATCGATACGCTTCGGTCGTATCCGACCGGGAAGGACAGTGA